ACGGAATGTGCGCGCAGCCGGGCGTATATTCTGCTTTTGCTGATACAGATAAAAGAAAAAAATGTATGGTAGCCGGAGATCAGATCAACATGGCAACAGGAAACGTAATCATGATGGATAACGGAGAACCGCTTACCTATACAGAAGAAGTAACAAGTGTTGCCAATGCCAAAGACAACCAAGGTGTTCGTTTAGGAAAATACGAAATGAAAGCCGGAGAAACCTGGGAGCGCGACCACGATTTAGTAGTAATTCGTTATGCCGAAATTTTAATGATGCAGGCCGAATGTTACGTTCGTTTAGGAGCACCGGATTTAGCAAAACCTTTTGTACAGCAGGTAACAGCACGTGCAGGAGCAGAAATGCCGGCAGTAATCGATCTTCATTTTATCGATCAGGAACTGCTTCGGGAATTTACTTTTGAAGGAAGAAGAAGAACAGACAACATCCGTTTTGGAACCTTCTTCGACCCTTGGTGGGAAAAAGGAGAAACAGAAGCCTACAGAGCGATTTTCCCTATTCCGAGTACCGTTCTTACAACAAATAAAAACTTAAAACAGAATCCTGGTTATCCTGTAAACTAGGTTATTAAAATGCCGGTCTTCCATGTTGGTTAGTCGTGGAAGGCTGGCATCTTTTTACGAATCTACATTCTGTAAAAATATTTTTGCCGCAGATTAAAAGATTTTCACAGATTACAAATTAGTTTTTAATAATCCTTTTAATCAGTGGCAAAAAAATAAAACATAAAGTACATCAATATGAAAAGATACATCACATTATTGTTTTTTGGGATACTGAACATTTTAGCCGTTACCGGATGCAGCAGTGACGACAAAGGTTCTGACGAGCCTGTAAAACCCGAAGCGGTGCAGCCTGCCGCGGTTGAAAAAACAAACAGCACCAAAATTTACGTTCATTATATGCCATGGTTTGAAACCAATGAAAGTTCGGCCGATAAAAAATGGGGATACCACTGGACAATGGCAAACAAAAATCCAAATACTATAGGCGCAAATAACCGAAGAGAAATTGCGGCCTATTACTATCCGCTCATCGGACCGTATCATTCAGGAGATAAAAATGTGATTGAAAATCATTTATTATTGATGAAATATTCCGGAATCGACGGTGTGTTAATAGACTGGTACGGAACCTACGATGTCAACGATTACCGAATGGTAAAAGAAAATACAGAACAGCTTATTGCTATGCTCGACAAAGTGGGCTTAGAATATGCGATTGTGTACGAAGACCGCGTAACGACCAATGTGGTAAATGCCGGAAAAGCAATTTCTGTAACCAGCGCCGCCAAAACAGATTTAGCTTATTTAGAGAAAAATTGTTTCGGCGATGCCAATTACATTAAAATAAACGGAAAACCACTATTGCTGAATTTTGGACCAATTGTATTGCAGACACCTGCCGAATGGACAAATGTTTTTAATACCCTGACTGCTAAACCTGCTTTCCTGACACTTTGGGATCAGTCTATAGAAGCCGGTGCCAATGCATCCGGAGAATATGCGTGGGTGTATAAAGACAATAGTTTCCTGACTAATTTTTATACCAATACAAAACCAAAACTTTCTGTTGCCATGGGAAGTGCCTATCCGGGGTTTAAAGATTTTTATGCCGAAGGCGGAGGCGGTGCGGCAATAGGATGGACAATTGACCATAACAACGGCGCAACGCTCGATGAAACCCTTTTGATGGCTAAAAATGCCAATGTTGATTATCTGCAGTTAATTACCTGGAATGACTTTGGAGAAGGAACTATGATTGAACCAACGGTAGAATTTGGCTACTCGTTCATCGAAAAAATAAAAACATTTGCAGGAGTAAAAAATACCGAAACTGTTTTTCCTGAAATCAGTAAAATGTACAATCTGCGTGTCGAAAAAAGAGGAAATAACGATATTCAGAGAAAACTGGATCAGGCCTTTAATTATTTTGTTTCAATGCAGCCCGCAAAAGCAAAACAGTTAATAAACGAAATTAAATAAGAGCTGTAATTAATACAATTTAAATAATGAGAAACATAGGATATAGATACTGTTTACTGGCTTTGGCTTCGATCCTGCTTTTTGCCTGCGGTACTAAAAAAACATACAAGATCAGTTCGCCTGGAAAAGTAACCGAATTAATTTTTGAATTAACGCCCTCAGGCCAGCCTCAGTACAGCTTTTTTACAAACGGAAAATCGGTTATAGAACCTTCTTTAATGGGATTTGAGTTTCAGGAAATTCAAAAAATGACTGAAGGTTTTGAAGTGGTTTCTACCCAAGAAAAAGAAGCCGATGAAACCTGGGAACAGCCTTGGGGAGAATTTAAAAAAGTTCGTGATCATCACAACGAATTGATTGTTCATTTAAAAGAATCAAAAGGACAAGAGCGTCTGGTAGATATTATTTTCAGGGTTTTTGACGATGGAGTAGGATTTCGATATGAATTTCCAAAACAGCCTAATTTAGGCAAAGTAAAAATTTCGAATGAAATTACACAATTTACTTTCAAATCAAATAATGATGTATGGTGGATTCCAGTGCACCGTGAAAATAGTTATTACGAAAGTGAATACCGTAAAACGCCAATCAGTAAAACAGATACAATTAATACACCGGCAACTTTTGAAACAAAAGAAAAATTATTTGTTGCCATTCACGAAGCCAATTTAACCGATTTTGCTTCGATGACACTTTTAAAAACAAGCAGTAAACAATACAAAAGCGATCTGGTACCTTGGGCCGATGGTGTAAAAGTATATGCAGAAACGCCGTTTAAAACGCCATGGAGAACGGTTGTAGTAGGTAAGAATCCGGGAGAGGTTGCCACTTCCACGATCATGCTCAATTTAAACGAACCTTCAAAAATTGAAGATCTTTCCTGGATTACACCTTCAAAATACATTGGAATCTGGTGGGGAATGCATTTGGATAAATTCACATGGGGGCAAGGACCAAAACACGGCGCAACAACCAAAAACACAAAAGAATACATTGATTTTGCTGCAAAAAACAATTTCGACGGCGTTCTGGTGGAAGGCTGGAACGAAGGCTGGGACGGCGACTGGACAGCCGATGGTTCTTCATTCAGCTTCGTAAAAGCGTATCCTGATTTTAATTTAGAAGAAATCACCAAATATGCCGCGATGAAAAATGTCCGCCTAATTGGACATCATGAAACCGCGGGAGCTTCAAAACATTATGAAAGCCAGTTAGAAGAGGCTTTCAAACTGTACCAGAAGATGGGCGTTAATTCGGTTAAAACAGGCTATGTAAACAAATATCTGGATAAAAAAGAATGGCACGATAGCCAGTACGGAGCACGTCATTACCGAAAAGTAATCGAAACTGCAGCTAAATACCATATTATGATTGACAACCATGAGCCAATGAAAGGAACGGGTTTACAGCGCACCTATCCGAACCTGATGACGCAGGAAGGCGGACGCGGACAGGAATACAACGCATGGTCTGCAGACGGAGGAAACACACCGCAGCATTTAACTACTTTACCGTTTACCAGAATGCTTTCGGGACCTTTTGACTACACACCAGGGAATTTCAATTTTGATTACAAAACAATATCAGGAGCAAGAGTACAAACTACACTTGCGAATCAATTAGCATTATACGTAATTATTTTCAGTCCGCTGCAAATGGCTTCAGATTTGCCTGAGAATTATGTTGGTAAACCAGAGTTTCAGTTCATAAAAGATGTGCCTTGCACTTGGTCAGATACAAAAGTTTTAGATTCTAAAATTGGAGAATACACCACAATTGTCCGTAAAGACTGGGATGAGAAAAACTGGTATCTGGGTTCTATTACCAACAAGGATGCAAGAGATTTAAAAGTAGAATTGTCATTCTTAGATAAAAACAAAGAATATGAAGCCGAAATTTACGCAGATGGAACAGGGGCGAATTACAAAACAAACCCATATCCGGTTACGATTTCAAAACAAAAAGTAAACAACAAAACAGTATTAAATATCAAATTAGCAGCCGGAGGAGGAACGGCTATAAAATTCACCCCAATAGAAAATAAGTAGTTGAGTTGAGTTAAGTGCAGAAACCCGACAGGTATTTAAAATCTGTCGGGTTTTACGTTATACAAATTTTGAGATTTATTTTATTTCGCTCCGCTGGAGCTTATTTTTTTTCGGGGCATTGTTTCTGTAAATATCTCGCCCTTTCCGGGCTTGGTTTTACGAAACATTACAATATGTTGTGCGTAATATCTATAGAAAAAATACCTGATGCAAAGCTTCGTAGGAACGGCAAATATATTCAACGCTCATTTTGGAATTCGGAATTTGAAAAATTGGGATTTCAAAAAACTAATGTCTATACAACTTTACATGATTCCCAAACGTATACGACGCACTAATTGTTGGGCCATTATATCCCCATTTCAGATATCCGTTTAAGCGGTCTTCAATTGCATCTACTTTAAAGTTTAAACCGGTATAACCTGCAGTTAAACTGAAATTTTTATGAACGTTGTATAAAAGCGATAAATTATAGCTTACAATTCGGCCGTCGATATTGTCTATTTGAAGCGCCAGATAGTTGGCATTTACGTAAAGCCCGAATCGTTTGCCCAAAACAAATTCGCCCCAAATACCAATATCCGGTAAAGGAGCGGTGAAAGCAAAATTCTCATTTCTTTCAACTTGTGCGGTATTAAACTGCGCGCGCAGTCCTAAATCAGCAAATAATACATGGGCTCCGACTAGCAATCCTGCTTCATATTTTGGTTTTGATAAAATGGCATATCCATAGGCGACTCTGGCAATCTGCACATCAAAAAAAGCAGAAATGCGTGTGTTTACTTCATAAGTTTCGTCTCCAAAATCTATTTCACGTTCCAGGGTTTTAGAAGAAGTTCGGTTGAGACTAAAGTATTCGACACCCAATCTGGATCTTCTGGAAATGCGCCAGTCGAAAGCGGCTAAAAAAGAAGCGCTTGATTTTGAGAAACCTAAATCATCTTCAAGGTCAATTTTTGTTCCGTTCTGTCCGTTGTTTCTTCCAACCTGAATCTGGGTATTGTTTACCGGAAAAAAGGCTCCTGCTGTTACTTTAAAGCGTCTGGCGTGCCATGGAAGATCATCGGAGCTGTTATCCTGAATTTTTCGATCATCATTTTGTATTGAGGTCAGGGAAGTTTCAGGTGTTATTTCGGCTGTTGTTTGCGCTTTAACCGAAACGAAAAAGTGAAGAACTATCAAATAAAAAACTAATTTTTTCATGAGATTGAGTTTTAGGTTATGTTAAATAGGCATATAAAGTTAACAAAAAAAATCATTCAAATTTGTTTTTGTAAGTTTTATTGATTTGATTTTAGTAGTATATGAATTATTTCTTGTGAAACCTGACTGCGTGAGGGATAGGCGCTGACTGCCGAAGCAGTGCAGATAGCCCGACAGCATCACGATAAGAGGGCGTATACGCGCAAAGTACGTTTGCCCTCTTATTGCGATGGTGGCACGCCCTGATTAGAAGTACAATATGTCATTTACTTCTTTAATTGTAATTGACTTTTGTCATAGCCGTTGTTTTTTTGAAATTGATTATATTTGAAAATAAACACTGAAAAATATGACTAAAACTTTAAAACAATACTTCGTTAAATCTTTTATCGTTCTTGCACTTATACATTTGGCTTATTTTTTATACGGCTATTTTACTTTTGAAGGAATCGGAAAAATAGACATTTACTCAGAGTTTTACAGGTTCAAGTTTTATGATGATGTGTCGATTTCGCACTTTTTTGTAAGCGGTTTGTTTTTACTTTTCTTTTTACTTTTTCTGCTGAAGAACCATTCGAAGCAGCAATATTCATTTGGAAAAATTGTTCAGGCTGGCGGTTTACTTCTTTTGGTTTCTTTTTTCACGTTTACGTTTTTCATCAGTTTCAGTTTTGGACAGAATGCAAAGCTGAAAAGTGAATTACCGGAGAAAAAATACAATGCAGATAAAGAACTGCTGAATGTTTTAAATCCGTTTTTATATACTTCTTATAGCTCTGAAAAGCTTTTTAATTACGAGAATATATTATATCCAAAACCTTATCCGGTAATTAAGGAGGAAATACAGGTGCAGCTTTATCATGATCAGTTTAATACCGAGACGGTTTATTTTAGTATTGATACTTTAAAGATTTTGACAGAAACGTACAATAAGGTTTCCGGAAAAACAGATTCAATTCTTGATATTGCGGGACTTGACGAGAATATTCTGAAAGACCGAATCATCAAAAAAACAGTTATTAAAGACAGTACGCAGATTATTTTTAAAGGTGCTGAGATAAATCCTGAATACGATGATGATATTTGTATTTTTTTAATGAATAAATCGTTGTATAAGCCAGTTCACGGTGATTCGGTTAAAACACAGCAATACAATGCGGCGGTAAAACGCTATAAACTGCTTTATAAGTACAAAAAAGATTCGCTTGAATATCAGTTTAAAAAGCTGGATACTTTATTTAAAAAGTACCATATTGAAACCCAGATTGTGCCTAAACAATTAACCGCATCGGCTTTTTATTTTAAGGAACACCGAAACGAATATTTAAATTCAATCCCCAATAGTTTTGACAGAAAGGCGCTGAATGAAAAATTCCAGACTCTGGAACGTTATTTCTATGAACCCAATTATCTGCATCCGTCGATTATGCCGATATTTTTTGCAGTTGTTTTTTCAGTTTGGCTGATTTTGTTTTTACTATATTTTCTATTCAATAACAGAAAGTAAAAATCAAAAAAATAAATTCCAAATTTCAATGTGAACATATCGCATTGGAATTTGGAATTTTTGTATTGAGATCTTTAAGTTGAAATTTGAATATTTAAAACTAAACCCTATTATAGTCTGCTCTCCAGTGTACGATTGCTTTTTTGATGGCATCGCCGGTTAAATTGTTTTTTAAAGCATCGTCCAGAAGAGGGAGTAATTCGTCGTCCGGTGCAAAACGCAGTGCAAAAATCTGATCATCTGTAAGTTTGTATTCAAATTCTTCGAGTCTTTTTCCTGTCAGGGTAAAATAACGGTAACGGAGTTCCAGTCGTACAATGCGGTTTTGCAGTATTAAAGCGTAGTGCTGCCGGAGCATATAAGCCAGAAAAAGTATAAGAAAGAATGCCCCGCTTATAAAAGACCAGATAAGAGGCTCGTTTGTTTTACAGCTAAAATAAAGAGAAGCTCCTAAAAAAAGTACTGCGATGGGATAAAACACAAAGTGATGTGCGGTATAAAACCTGATATGATTGTAGTAGGTTTGAATTTTCATGATTACAATTTAATAAGGGTAAAAAAAGAAAGCTACCCTAAAAATTTAGAATAGCTTTTTTCTCAAAAATAAACTAACATAACCAATGTTCTCTTTATAATCTAAACCTTGCGGTTTGTCTTAGTAATATCAATAATTTAAAAAAAGCCTCACCAGCATCATCAAAACATGGCTTTGATTTCTTGATTGTAAAATTATTGCAGTCTGAGAAATTTCGTGTTATATTTTAATCGTGATTTGTTATATTATTTCAATGTTTGTTATTTTTTTATCAATAACGCTAAAATATTTTTACTTATATATTATAAGGAATTAATGATTTTCCACTCGTCTAATTTAGACTGATACGTTTTAGAAGCATTCGCCGGACTGGTAGACGGCAGGGTTATTAAGGTATAGGATTTTTGAAGATGCACATACTTTTTGAAGAAAGCTGCTGCTTTTTGTCCGTTAAACAATATGGTCTTTATATTTGGATGGTTTTTAAGAAAGGTTTCAAAATCATTTGCCATTTCATTTTTTATATTACTGTCCAGACTTCCTACCCGGTCACAGTATTGCAGAACATCCCACAAAGAGATATTGTTTTTTAGCAGAAGATTTTTTCTCGTTTCATAATCAGCAGAGAAATCTTCGTTGAAGATATGAAACATAAATTTCCAGAAGTTGTTCTGACTGTGTCCGTAATACTGATTTAATTCTAAAGATTTAGTTCCGGGCATTGTACCTAAAATCAACAACTTGGAGTCGTTTGAACTGATAGGAGGAAAGGAGAAGCTTTTCATTTAATTGAATTAAGAAATAATTTGTTTGAGTTAAATTAATTATTAATTAGTAATTATAAAACAATTGACGAAAATTATATAACATTTTTGGCGGGTCTTTGAGCGAACTTTGATTTTGCTATTAAACCACATTTAAAGGCTATTTAGAATTACCAATTTAAATGACGACGAAAATGAAAATACTTACTATACATACAGAGAAAATTCAAAATCTATTTAACGAATTAAACAGCAATTTTGGAGGAAATGTAACCTGCGATACAGACGAATATACACTTGAAGTAAATAATAATTTTGCAAAAGGTTCTATCATTGGATCTTCTTTTAGCGATGATATTTCGTATGTACAATTTGATATGACATTTTCGGCAGATGTAAGACTGGATGTTATAAACGGAAAATCATCTTCATCTCCAATTTATTTTGCTTATTGTTCAAAAGGAAATTTATCGCATAGTTTTGGTTCTGATGGAGAAGCCAGAAAGCTTAAAACATTTCAGACCGCGATTTTAACTTCAAAAGCAAATGAGAATAATGTTTTGTTTTTTGAAAAAGATAAAAAAACAAGATTTACTTTAATTATAGTTGGCAATCAGATTACTCAGGGACAAACCAATTCTTTAAGCCAGATGGTTCGTGAAACCTTTTTACAGGAAAATATTGAAGAAGAATTCTTTTACGCCGGTTCATACAATTTAAAAATTGGTGAAAAAATTGAACAGCTGAATGCTGTTACGCAAAGCGGAATTGTTAGAAATCTTTTAAAAGAAGGAATTTTGAGAATAATCCTGGCAATGGAAATCCAGCAGCATTCTGATGATCTGAAAACATTCTCAAAAGAAACAAACTGCCTGACTTTAAAAGAAATGGAAGAAATAAAAGAACTTTCAGAATCTATTAAAGCAAATCCTGAAGAGCCTTTTACTATTAAATCTCTAAGTAAAAAATCAGGTCTGTCTCCAAACAAACTTCAGGAAGGTTTTAAAATGATTCACGACAGAACGGTAAATGATTATATTACACACATGCGTGTTCTTAAAGCCGAAATCCTGATTAGAACTTCAGACTTGAATATTTCCGAAATTGTTTACTGCATTGGTTTTACAAGCAGAAGTTATTTTTCTAAAATCTTTAAGCAAAAATTCAACTGCAGCCCAAAGGAATATAAATTCAACCTGAATCCGATGGCAATTACGGCCTGATCGACGTTCTGAGTTTTGATTTTAGTTTTAAAATTAAATGCTGTAAAAAAGAAAGACGTTAGCTGTTAAGCACCTTATATAAAAGAGACAAAGATTCAAAGAAGCAAAGTGATGAAGTTTTTTACTTGAAAGAAAGAGACTTTGCTTCTTTGATATCTTTTCACAAAAAAAAGAAAGACGTTAGCTGTTAAGCACCTTATATAAAGAGACAAAGATTCAAAGATGCAAAGTGATAAAGTTTTTTATTTGAAAGAAAGAAACTTTGCCTCTTTGATACTTTTGTCACTAAACAAAGAAAAACGTTAGCTTGTAAGCACCAACATATAAAAGAAGACAAAAAGGTCAAAAGAGGGAAAGATTTTAAAACCTATTTTACTTGGAATTTTTGTCATTTTGCAACTTAAAAAAAAGTACCATTTTTATCCGAAATGGTACTTTTTTTTATGCCTTATTTTTTCAGTTTGTTTCTTTAAAAGGGATTCAAATTCAAATTTTTTATAGTCGGCTTAAAAAAAATCTTACACCTCGCTAAAAAATATAAAAACAGTTAATCGTCTTGTTTATAGTGATTTAATTGTTTAGTAAAATAATAGTTAACATTTTTTTTGCAAAAAATGCTCTTAAAATTTTGGGAACAATATTTTTAAACTACTTTTGTTCTACCGAATTAGTAGAATTTAAAAATACAACGAATAATGACTTCTATAAATATTTCATTTTTAAGCAAAGAGAAACCAGCTGTAATTCGGGTCATGCGCTGGTGCTGTTAATTCTTCCATCTCAAATCCATACCATTTTTAGTAATAAGATAAGACGGATCCTTAATATAAGGCTGAAACTTATAATGACCAGTTAAAAAAGTAGTAATCCAAAATAATAGATAATGAAAAAACGAATGTGCCGCAGATAAAAAAAACACCATTTCTGTTGCAGCAGAAATGGCGAAGCTTAAAGAAATTGTACATCTCTAAAAAGGAAAGCAAAAGTGGACTGACATCCGTTTTTGGCTCGCCTTATTTATTAAACTAAAACAAAGTAATGAAAAAAAAATTAAATAGATATACATGGATATTTGTTTTGTTAATTTCCATTGGTGTTAATGCTCAGGAAACCAAACCATTAATTCAATCCAAACTTGAAGGTATCGTAGTTGATGCTGTTACAAAAGAGCCTATTATAGGTGCTTCGGTTAATATAAAAGGCACAACGCATGGCGTTCTGACAGATTTCGACGGAAAGTTTTTTTTCCAGACAGGACAAAAACTTCCTTATACACTTATTGTAAGTTATCTGGGCTATAAAAAAGAAGAAGTTACAGCAAATGTGAGTCCGTTTACTATAAACCTGACTCAGGAACAAAACCAGTTGTCCGAAGTTGTAGTAACAGCATTGGGTATTTCAAAAGAAAAGAAATCACTAGGATATACTACACAGACGCTTAAAAGCAAAGATCTCGAAAATACAAAAGAAACCAACCTTTTAAACAACCTTACAGGTAAACTGGCAGGGGTTCGTATTACGAATTCTCAGGGCGATATGGGATCTTCCCGTATCGTAATCCGCGGAGAAACTTCTATTGCAGGAAATAACCAGCCATTATTTGTGGTAGATGGTGTTCCGGTAGATAACTCGCAGTTAGGAAGTGTTGGAGGTGCTACCCGTGATTTTAGAAATGCCATTGCAGATATCAGCCCGCAGGATATTGAATCTATCAACGTACTAAAAGGACCAAACGCAGCGGCTCTTTACGGTTCCCGTGCGGCACATGGTGTGGTGCTTATTACAACAAAATCAGGTAAAGGACAGCAGGGTCTCGGTATAAGTTTCAATACTGGTATTACGGTTTCTCAGGTGGCGACTCTTCCTCGTTTTCAGAATACTTTCGGACAGGGTTCAAACGGA
This portion of the Flavobacterium gelatinilyticum genome encodes:
- a CDS encoding DUF6526 family protein; protein product: MKIQTYYNHIRFYTAHHFVFYPIAVLFLGASLYFSCKTNEPLIWSFISGAFFLILFLAYMLRQHYALILQNRIVRLELRYRYFTLTGKRLEEFEYKLTDDQIFALRFAPDDELLPLLDDALKNNLTGDAIKKAIVHWRADYNRV
- a CDS encoding helix-turn-helix domain-containing protein, which gives rise to MKILTIHTEKIQNLFNELNSNFGGNVTCDTDEYTLEVNNNFAKGSIIGSSFSDDISYVQFDMTFSADVRLDVINGKSSSSPIYFAYCSKGNLSHSFGSDGEARKLKTFQTAILTSKANENNVLFFEKDKKTRFTLIIVGNQITQGQTNSLSQMVRETFLQENIEEEFFYAGSYNLKIGEKIEQLNAVTQSGIVRNLLKEGILRIILAMEIQQHSDDLKTFSKETNCLTLKEMEEIKELSESIKANPEEPFTIKSLSKKSGLSPNKLQEGFKMIHDRTVNDYITHMRVLKAEILIRTSDLNISEIVYCIGFTSRSYFSKIFKQKFNCSPKEYKFNLNPMAITA
- a CDS encoding DNA-deoxyinosine glycosylase, with amino-acid sequence MKSFSFPPISSNDSKLLILGTMPGTKSLELNQYYGHSQNNFWKFMFHIFNEDFSADYETRKNLLLKNNISLWDVLQYCDRVGSLDSNIKNEMANDFETFLKNHPNIKTILFNGQKAAAFFKKYVHLQKSYTLITLPSTSPANASKTYQSKLDEWKIINSL
- a CDS encoding glycoside hydrolase family 71/99-like protein, which produces MKRYITLLFFGILNILAVTGCSSDDKGSDEPVKPEAVQPAAVEKTNSTKIYVHYMPWFETNESSADKKWGYHWTMANKNPNTIGANNRREIAAYYYPLIGPYHSGDKNVIENHLLLMKYSGIDGVLIDWYGTYDVNDYRMVKENTEQLIAMLDKVGLEYAIVYEDRVTTNVVNAGKAISVTSAAKTDLAYLEKNCFGDANYIKINGKPLLLNFGPIVLQTPAEWTNVFNTLTAKPAFLTLWDQSIEAGANASGEYAWVYKDNSFLTNFYTNTKPKLSVAMGSAYPGFKDFYAEGGGGAAIGWTIDHNNGATLDETLLMAKNANVDYLQLITWNDFGEGTMIEPTVEFGYSFIEKIKTFAGVKNTETVFPEISKMYNLRVEKRGNNDIQRKLDQAFNYFVSMQPAKAKQLINEIK
- a CDS encoding glycoside hydrolase family 97 protein, yielding MRNIGYRYCLLALASILLFACGTKKTYKISSPGKVTELIFELTPSGQPQYSFFTNGKSVIEPSLMGFEFQEIQKMTEGFEVVSTQEKEADETWEQPWGEFKKVRDHHNELIVHLKESKGQERLVDIIFRVFDDGVGFRYEFPKQPNLGKVKISNEITQFTFKSNNDVWWIPVHRENSYYESEYRKTPISKTDTINTPATFETKEKLFVAIHEANLTDFASMTLLKTSSKQYKSDLVPWADGVKVYAETPFKTPWRTVVVGKNPGEVATSTIMLNLNEPSKIEDLSWITPSKYIGIWWGMHLDKFTWGQGPKHGATTKNTKEYIDFAAKNNFDGVLVEGWNEGWDGDWTADGSSFSFVKAYPDFNLEEITKYAAMKNVRLIGHHETAGASKHYESQLEEAFKLYQKMGVNSVKTGYVNKYLDKKEWHDSQYGARHYRKVIETAAKYHIMIDNHEPMKGTGLQRTYPNLMTQEGGRGQEYNAWSADGGNTPQHLTTLPFTRMLSGPFDYTPGNFNFDYKTISGARVQTTLANQLALYVIIFSPLQMASDLPENYVGKPEFQFIKDVPCTWSDTKVLDSKIGEYTTIVRKDWDEKNWYLGSITNKDARDLKVELSFLDKNKEYEAEIYADGTGANYKTNPYPVTISKQKVNNKTVLNIKLAAGGGTAIKFTPIENK